Within bacterium, the genomic segment ATTTTCCCCATTTCTCCTTGTTTACACTTCTAATGTATAGCCCTGAACGGTTACAAATAAAGGGGGTTTTGAATCTTTTACTATGTATTTCCCGCAATATCGGCCAAGAAGATTAAGACAGAATGAAAATTTCAGAAGACTGATTTGTGAAACAACATTATCTGTTGATGACCTGATTATGCCTTATTTTGTTGTTCATGGAAAAGGAATAAGACAGGAAATTCCATCAATGCCGGGTAACTTTCATCTCTCGGTAGATGAATTGCTCAAAGAAGTAGAACAAATCGTTAGTTTAAATATCCCGGCTATTCTATTATTTGGCTTAGCGGCAAGAAAAGATGAATTTGGTTCAGAGGCTTATTCAGAAAGTGGAATTATTCAGCAGGCGGTCAGGGTTATCAAAGAGAAGGTAAAGGAGATACTGATTATCACCGATGTCTGCCTCTGTGAATATACCTCATCCGGGCATTGCGGGATGGTAAAAGGTGGCAAGATTCTCAATGATCCAACTTTAGACCTTTTAGCTAAAATTTCATTATCACATGTCAAGGCAGGTGCAGATATGGTTGCTCCTTCAGATATGATGGATGGTCGAGTTGGAGCTATCCGCAAAGCGTTAGATGAAAATGGCTACACAGATGTCCCGATTATGTCTTATGCGGTGAAATATGCCTCTTCTTTTTATGCCCCATTTCGTGAAGCCGCTCAATCTACACCTGAATTTGGCGATAGGAAATCATATCAAATGAATATTGCTAATGTCAATGAGGCAGTAAGAGAAGCAAAATTGGATATAGAGGAAGGCGCAGATATAATTATGGTCAAACCTGCCTTATCTTACCTTGATGTCATCTATCGTGTCAAGTCCAAATTCCATTATCCAGTCGCCGCTTACAATGTGAGTGGCGAATTTGCAATGATTAAATCCGCCGCAGATAAAGGATTGATTGATGAAAAAAAGGTTGTGTTAGAGGTATTAACCTCAATCAAACGCGCCGGGGCAGATATGATATTGACTTATTTTGCTAAGGATGTTGCAAAATGGATAACGGATGGGAAGTAAGAAAGATTGGTCCTCTAAATTATCTGGTTATGCCTGCTTTTGAATCCGTCCTGCATGGCGTAACAACTAAAGAGATAGGAGAATTTAACTCGGATAACCCTGAAAAAATAAAAACCAGACTAAACGAGCTTTTTGGGATTAATCAAATAGCCTGGACAACACAACTTCACGGTGATGAAATTTATGTCATTGGGGAAAATAATTTTAATCAATTTGTTGAGGAAAACTTACCAGAACAAGTTCAGCCTTTCAACTCTGTGAATCCGAATTCAGGAAATGAACTAATCGAGGCAGATGGTTTAATGACTAATATCCCAGGAATTTGTCTAACGATTAGAATTGCAGATTGCCTGCCAATATTTATTTTAGATAAAAAAAATAAGGCGATTGGTTTAGTCCATGCAGGCTGGCGAGGAACGGTGAAATGTATTGTTCAAAAGGCAATACTTAAAATGATAACGCTTTATGGCTCTTCGCCAGAAGATTT encodes:
- the hemB gene encoding porphobilinogen synthase — protein: MYFPQYRPRRLRQNENFRRLICETTLSVDDLIMPYFVVHGKGIRQEIPSMPGNFHLSVDELLKEVEQIVSLNIPAILLFGLAARKDEFGSEAYSESGIIQQAVRVIKEKVKEILIITDVCLCEYTSSGHCGMVKGGKILNDPTLDLLAKISLSHVKAGADMVAPSDMMDGRVGAIRKALDENGYTDVPIMSYAVKYASSFYAPFREAAQSTPEFGDRKSYQMNIANVNEAVREAKLDIEEGADIIMVKPALSYLDVIYRVKSKFHYPVAAYNVSGEFAMIKSAADKGLIDEKKVVLEVLTSIKRAGADMILTYFAKDVAKWITDGK
- the pgeF gene encoding peptidoglycan editing factor PgeF — protein: MDNGWEVRKIGPLNYLVMPAFESVLHGVTTKEIGEFNSDNPEKIKTRLNELFGINQIAWTTQLHGDEIYVIGENNFNQFVEENLPEQVQPFNSVNPNSGNELIEADGLMTNIPGICLTIRIADCLPIFILDKKNKAIGLVHAGWRGTVKCIVQKAILKMITLYGSSPEDFIVGFGPSIGVCCYKVGNDVTELIKDKDLVKDGYLNLQKVNKKQLLELGINNIILNQYCTYDERDLFFSHRRGDKGRMIAFLQMGVME